AGGTCGATGCCAGCGGCGCGCAGATCGCCGGCCTCGACCTGACGGCCAACGATAAGCAAAGCCTCAAGCTCACCGGCAGCGTTGACTGGAGCAAGGGCCTCACGGCTCAGGCCAACATCAACTGGCAGGATTTCCCGTGGCATCGGCTGTATAACGAAATCGACGAGCCGCAAGTCGCCTTGCGCACCTTCACCGGCGAAGTCTCCTACACCGACGGTCAGTACCTCGGTAACTTCGCCGCCGACCTCGATGGCCCGGCGGGGGCGTTCAGCCTGAGCAGTCCGTTCAGCGGCAGCCTGAAGCAAATCGCCTTGCCACAGCTGAAGATGGAAGCCGGGCAGGGCAAGGCCGAAGGTCATGTCAACGTGCAGTTCGCCGACGGCATCGCCTGGGACACCGCGCTGGATCTCTCTGCGCTGAACCCGGCGTACTGGGTTGCGGAGTTGCCGGGCACCCTGGCCGGGCCGCTGCGCAGCAAAGGCGAAATGAAGAGCGATCGCCTGAGCCTCAGCGCCGACCTCGACCTCAAAGGCAAATTGCGCGGGCAACCGGCAATCCTCCAGGCCAAGGCCGACGGTGCCGATGAGCAATGGAACCTCAACGCGCTGCAAATCCGCCTCGGCGACAACAGCATCAGCGGCAAGGGCAGCCTGCAACAGAAGCTCACCGGGCAGATCGACATCAAACTGACGCGTCTGGCCCAGCTCTGGCCGCAGTTGCGCGGGCAGGTCACGGGTCAGGTCAACGTTGCCGGTACGCTGAAAGCACCGCAAGGCAAGCTCGGCCTGCAAGGTTCGCAACTGGCGTTCCAGGACAATCGCCTGCAAAGCCTCAACCTCGACGCCACGCTCGACAGTGCGCAACGGGCGAAGATCGATCTCAAAGGCAGTGGCATTCAGGCCGGCGATACCAATCTTGGCGTATTGACCGCCAGCGCTCAGGGCGACATCAAGAGTCAGAAACTCAACCTCGACCTGCTCGGGCCGAAGTTGAAACTGGCCCTCGGCCTTGATGGCAATCTGGACAAGGGTAACTGGCGCGGTCGTTTGGCCAGCGGCGATATTCAGGCCGGCGGCCAGGACTGGAAACTGCAGAGCCCGGCCAAACTCGAACGCCTCGCCGACGGCAAGATCAACTTCGGCGCGCATTGCTGGATGTCCGGTAATGCCAGTCTGTGCGGTGAAGATCAGCGCCTGCTGCCGGAGCCGAAACTGCGTTACCACCTCAAGCAGTTCCCGATTGAAAGCCTCGCACAATGGCTACCGAAAGACTTCGCCTGGCAGGGCAAGCTCAACGCCGACCTGCAACTGGACCTGCCAGCCAGCGGCCCCAACGGCGTGGTCAGCGTCGACGCCAGCGGCGGCACCTTGCGCATGAAGGAAAAGGATCAGTGGCTGGACTTCCCGTACCAGACCCTGAAGCTCACCAGCAAACTCACACCGAAGCGCGTGGACACCGAACTCAACTTCGTCGGCGGCAAGCTCGGCGAATTGATGGTGCAGGCACAGCTCAATCCGCTGCCGAAAAACAAACCGCTGAGCGGTTCTTTCCGTCTCAGCGGGCTGGACCTGTCGGTGGCGCGGCCGTTTGTGCCGATGGTCGAGAAACTGACCGGGCGCCTCAACGGCAGCGGCACGATATCCGGCGGACTGCTGGCGCCGCTGGTCAACGGTACGGTGAAACTCAGTGACGGCGAAGTCTCCGGCGCCGAGCTGCCGACGGAACTCAAGGATCTGCAACTGCAAGCAGTGATTGCCGGTGAGTCGGTACGTCTGGACGGCGGCTGGAACAGCGGCAAGACCGGCCAGGGCAGCCTCAATGGCAACGTCGCGTGGGGGCAGGCGCTGATAGTCGATCTGGCGCTCAAGGGCACGCAATTGCCGGTCACCGTTGAACCGTACGCCAAGCTTGAAGTGGCGCCGGACCTGAAGATTTCCATGGCCGGCGATGAGCTGAAGATTGCCGGCAAGGTACAGGTGCCGCGAGGCGAAATCACCGTGCGTGAACTGCCGCCATCGACGGTAAAGGTTTCCGACGACACGATCATCGTCGGGGCGCAGACCGAAGAGGGTAAACCACCGATGGCGATGAAAATGGACATCGACGTGGTGGTCGGCGAAGACAAACTGAGCTTCGCCGGGTTCGGCCTGACCGCCAACCTGCAAGGTCACGTGCACATCGGCGACAACATGGACACCCGTGGCGAGCTGTGGCTCAACGACGGCCGTTACCGCGCCTATGGCCAGCGCCTGAACGTGCGTCGTGCGCGGCTGCTGTTTGCCGGCCCGATCGATCAGCCGTATCTGGACATCGAAGCGATCCGCCAGACCGACGACGTGATCGCCGGTATCCGCCTGAGCGGCAGCGCCGAGCAACCGACCACGCAAATTTTCTCTGAACCGGCGATGAGTCAGGAGCAGGCGTTGTCGTATCTGGTGCTCGGGCGACCGTTGAGCACCAACGGCGAAGACAACAACATGCTCGCGCAAGCGGCGTTGGGCCTGGGCTTGATGGGCAGTTCCGGGGTCACCAGCGGCCTGGCCAAAGACCTGGGGATTCAGGACTTCCAGCTCGACACCCAAGGCAGCGGCAACACCACCAGCGTGGTCGCCAGCGGTAATATTTCCGAGAAGCTCAGCTTGCGTTATGGCGTCGGCGTGTTCGAGCCAGCCAACACCATCGCGCTGCGCTACAAGCTGAGCAAGAAGGTATATGTCGAAGCCGCCAGCGGTGTCGCCAGTTCGCTGGATATCTTCTACAAGCGCGATTTCTGAGAACGTGGCCAATAGCCGGGTCGTGACGCTGCGATCCGGTTTTTCCAGGATGTATTAGACTCACCGAACCCTCAAAACCTTGCCGGTTGCGCCTATGGTCCGCTTGAGTATGGTCTTGCTCGGTAATGACTTTGTCCGTAACCGTTGGTCGACGCTGGCGCTGACCGGCATTGTCTGGGGCGCGGCCGGGGTGGCGATCTTCATCGATGCACTGGACGGCGTGCTGTATTTTCCGCTGCATGTCTTTGGCTATCTGCTGTTACTCGAGGCCCTGATTATCCTGCTGGTGCCAGCACCGCAGACCGGCACCGCCGCCGCTTTGCGCAAGGCGCGCGGTCTGGCGTTCCTGCTGCTTGGGCTGCTGATCGTCGACCGGCAACATGTCGCCAGCCTGATTCTGGCAGTGCTGTTCGGTGTGGCGTTTCTGCTCGATGGCGGCTTTCGGCTGGCGGCTGCGGTGGTGGTGCGCTTTGTCGGTTGGCGATTGTCGCTGCTCACCGGATTGTTCGAAATCACCTTTGGCCTGTTCATCCTCGAACCGTATCCGACGTTGTATAAGGGCACGGTGCCTTTCTGCATTGGCATGAGCATCTTTCTTTCGGGCTGCGCGTTGTTGCGCCAGTCACTGCGCTTCAAACACCAGCCACCGTTGGCGAGTCCGGCCTCGGTCGGTGGGCCGGCCCCCAGCACAGCGCTGGTGATCCATGTCTGGACCCCCAGCGGCACCGTCGATGACACTCTGGTGCGCAACCGTCTGCTCAACCGCTATATCGCAGCGGTCGACATCAACGGCGTGATCTCCGCCGGCCACGCGGCACTGGAATGTGGCCCGGACATTTACATCAGCCATTACCCGCTGGATGACATCGATCGTTCGGCGGGGGATTTCGTACGCTTGCTGCGGGCGACGCCGAACAACGATGTCGCCGGGCGGTTTCTGCCGGACTATGCGGGTGAGGTGGCGGACTGGTGTCCGTCTTCGGTTCAGGTCAGTTTTGCTCACTATGACGCCCGGCGGTTGCAGGCGTTCTGGGCTGAGTATCGACAGAACAGCACATACAACCTCACCAGCCGCAACTGCTCGAGTGCCGTCGCCCACAGCCTCGAAGCAGCCCTTGAAGGGGCGATGAATCGCGGGCATTCGAGCATGCTCGATTTCGCCAGAGTGATACTCAGCCCCGAGTTCTGGGTGGCGGCGCAGGTGCGTAAACGCGCCGAAGTGATGGCCTGGACGCCCGGTCTGGTGCTCGATTATGCACGGGCGTTGCATGCCGCCATCGAGCCGGCACCGCCGGGCTGGCACAGCATGTATGCGGTGATCAAACGCGCTTGCGGTTATGCGCTGACGGCCTTGCGCGGGCGCGAAGTGCATCCCCTCCAGCCGCCGGCTGTGCATCCTTCCGACAAATCCTGACCGACGTTACACCGAGTCGCTGCCTTCGCGAGCAAGCTCGCTCCCACATTGATCCATGTATGCATGAGATCCCTGTGGGAGCGAGCTTGCTCGCGAAAGCGTCAGTGCGGGCAACACAAAAACCCACTCCACTGGTCAACTAATTACAAAGCAACCTAACTATTACGTTGACATTCGCTGCCTAGGCAGTAACATCTCGACATACATTCACTGCCTAGGCAGTTATTAGGTGAGCACATGAAGCATTTCACCCCGGACGAATTCAAACATTGCCATCTCGGCCTGTTGCTCGGCCGTGCCGCGCTGCTCAAGGACCGGATCATCGATACCCACATGGAACCCCACGGCATCACAGCCGCGCAATTCAAGGTGTTGATCATCATTGCCCAGTTCGGCGTCGACACCCCGGCCGAGCTGTGCCGGCATTTGTCGCTGGACAGCGGTTCGATGACACGCATGCTCGATCGTCTGGAGCAGAAAGGTTTCCTGGCTCGCCAACGCAGCGAAGGCGATCGCCGTCAGGTGCAACTCAAGCTCACCGAGCAGGGCCAGCAACTGGCCGATCGCCTGCCGCACATCGGCGCCGATGCGATGAATGAACTGGCCGGTGCCGTCACTACGGACGAGTTGAAAACCCTGGAATACATCCTCAAGAAAATCCTGCTGGCAGCCGGTGACCCGATCACTATCCAGCGGTTAGGTGAACACAATGAGCGGTAAAACCTTGCGCACCAGCCTGACCCTGGTGCTGTCGGCGATGATCCTCGCCGGCTGCGCCAACTACAGCGGCCTCGACACACAGGGCAAAAACCTCGACGCGAAAAGCCTCAACGCCAGCCAGTCCCTCAACGGCGTGACCCTGTCGCCGGCGGCATGGCCGAAGAGCGACTGGTGGACCAGCCTTGGCGATCCGCAACTCGACGGGCTGATCCGCGAAGCCCTGCACGACAGCCCGGACATGCAGATCGCCGAAGCCCGCGCGCATCAGGCCAGCGCCGCCGCGTATGCCGCCGATGCCGAACGCTATCCGACCCTCGATGCCAGCGCCGGCATCAGCCGTTCGCGCTTGGCCAAGGATCAGGACCCGCGAGGGCAGGGCGATGCCTACGCGACCGTGCGTAACGTCAGCGCCGGTTTCAATTACAACTTCGACCTGTGGGGCGGCCAGCGTGATGCCTGGGAAGCTGCACTCGGTCAGGCTCGCGCTGCCGAAGTCGACCGTCAGGCCGCGCAATTGACCCTCGCCGCCGACGTGGCCCGGGCCTACAGCGATTTGGGTCAGGCGCACATCGTCTACGACCTGGCCAACGACGATCTGAAACGCACCAAACAGATGCTTGATCTGAGCCAGCGCCGCTTGAGTGCCGGGATCGACAGCCAGTACCAGTTCCAGCAAACCCAAAGCCTTGAGGCCAGTTCCGAAGCCAGCCTGATCGACGCTGAAAAACGTCTGAACAGCGCGAAAATCGCCCTGGCCGTACTGCTCGGTAAAGGCCCGGATCGCGGCAACGAAATTGCTCGACCGAAAGTTCTGCAAGCCAGCGCCGTGGCGGTGCCGTCGGTATTGCCGGCGGAACTGCTCGGCCGGCGTCCGGATCTGGTCGCTGCGCGCTGGCGCGTTGAGGCCGCGAGCAAGGACATCGACTCGGCGAAAACCCGCTTCTATCCCAACTTGAACCTCACGGCTTCGGCCGGTGCCGAATCCTTGTTGGGTGACGCGATGTTCGGGTCGGCCAGTCGTTTCTTCAGCATCGCCCCGACCATTTCGGTGCCGATCTTCGACGGCGGGCGCCTGCGCGCCAACCTCGATGCGCGCGACGCCGATTACGATCTGGCGGTGGCGCAGTACAACAAAAGTCTGGTGAAAGCCCTCGGTGATGTCAGCGATACGATCAATCAGTTGCGTGACATCGGCCGGCAGATCGGCGCGCAGCAACACGCCACCGAGATTGCTCAGGATTCTTACAACACCGTCGTCCAGCGTTACGGTTCCGGCATCGGCAACTACCTGGACGTGCTCAGCATCGAGCAGCAATTGCTGCAGGCCCAGCGTCAGCTGGCCAATCTCAATGCCGAGCAGATCGACCTGTCGATTCAACTGATGCAAGCGCTGGGCGGCGGCTTTCAGGGTGAAACCCTGACCGCAGCCAACGCCACCCCAGCCACGTCGCACAACTAATTCAGGTATTTGTCATGGCCACTGCCGAAAACACTCAAACTCAAGACAACACCCCCGACACCGGTAATCCACGCAAACGCAAATTCATGCTGCTGGTGCTGGCCGTCGTGGTCCTGCTCGCCGGGGCCGGCGTCTGGGCGTATCACGAATTCATCGGGCGCTTCAACGAAAGCACCGACGACGCCTACGTCAACGGCAACGTCGTGGAGATCACCCCGCTGGTCACTGGCACCGTGGTCAGCATTGGCGCTGACGATGGTGATCTGGTTCACGAAGGTCAGGTGCTGATCAACTTTGACCCGAACGACGCCGAAGTCGGCCTGCAAAGTGCCCAGGCGAAACTGGCGCGCACTGTACGTCAGGTGCGCGGCCTGTACAGCAACGTCGATGGCATGAAAGCCCAGGTCAACGCGCAACAGGCTGAGGTGCAGAAGGCTCAGGACAATTACAACCGCCGGAAAAACCTCGCTGCTGGCGGGGCGATTTCCCAGGAAGAACTGTCCCACGCCCGCGACGACCTGACCTCGGCGCAAAACGCCCTGGCCAACGCCAAGCAGCAACTGAAAACCACCAGCGCGCTGGTCGATGACACCGTGGTTTCGTCGCACCCGGACGTGATGTCCGCCGCTGCCGATCTGCGTCAGGCGTACCTGACCAACGCCCGTAGCACCCTGATCGCGCCAGTCACCGGTTACGTCGCCAAGCGCACCGTGCAACTCGGTCAGCGCGTACAGCCGGGCACCGCGCTGATGGCGGTGATTCCGCTGGATCAACTGTGGATCGATGCCAACTTCAAGGAAACCCAATTGCGTGACATGCGCATCGGCCAACCGGTGGACATCGAGTCCGACATCTACGGCAGCAGCGTGAAATACAGCGGCACCGTCGACAGCCTCGGCGCCGGTACCGGCAGCGCGTTCGCCCTGTTGCCGGCGCAGAACGCCACCGGTAACTGGATCAAGATCGTGCAGCGCGTGCCGGTGCGGATTCACATCAACGCCGAAGAACTGGCCAAGCACCCGCTGCGGGTCGGCCTGTCGACCAACGTAGAAGTGAACCTGCACGACCAGAGCGGCCCGGTACTGGCCCAGCAACCACCGCAAAAGGCCTCGTTCAGCACCAACGTCTACGACCGCCAACTGGCCGAAGCCGACGCGATGATTGCGCAACTGATTCACGACAACAGCGCTGCGGTGAGCAAGACCGCGCAACGCTGAATCTTCCCCCTGTGGGAACAGGTTCTCAAGGTGATGAGATTTACTGTGGTGAGGGGATTTATCCCCGATGGACTGCGCAGCAGACCCAGCTTTTCTGAATCAAAGGAGGGGCCGCTTCGCGACCCATCGGGGATAAACCCCCTCACCACAGATGAACTTCCTCATCACAAGGGCCTGTTCCTTATGGGCAACTGCTTCTTTAACAGACGCAGCGTCAACCCGGTTTCATAGGATTCACAATGAGCAATAACGCCTCTTTCACGCCGCCCAGCCTGTTGCTCAGCACCATCGGCCTGTCGCTGGCGACGTTCATGCAAGTGCTCGACACCACCATCGCCAACGTGGCGCTGCCGACCATCTCCGGCAACCTCGGGGTGAGTTCGGAGCAGGGCACCTGGGTGATCACCTCGTTTGCCGTGAGCAACGCCATCGCGCTGCCGCTGACCGGTTGGCTCAGTCGGCGTTTCGGCGAGGTGAAGCTGTTTCTCTGGGCCACCATTCTGTTCGTGCTGGCCTCGTTCCTCTGCGGTATCTCCACCTCAATGCCGGAATTGATAGGCTTCCGCGTGCTGCAAGGCCTGGTGGCCGGGCCGCTGTACCCGATGACGCAAACCCTGTTGATTGCCGTGTATCCCCCCGCGAGGCGCGGCATGGCCCTGGCGTTGCTGGCGATGGTCACAGTGGTCGCACCGATTGCAGGTCCGATTCTTGGTGGCTGGATCACTGACAGCTACAGCTGGCCGTGGATCTTCTTCATCAACGTACCGATCGGCATCTTTGCGGTGATGGTGGTGCGCTCGCAACTGGCCAAGCGCCCGGTGGAAACCAGTCGCCAACCGATGGACTACGTCGGGCTGATCACGTTGATCATCGGCGTCGGCGCGTTGCAGGTGATCCTCGACAAGGGCAATGACCTGGACTGGTTCGAGTCGAACTTCATCATCATCGGCGCGGCGATTTCGGTGATCGCGCTGGCGGTGTTCGTCATCTGGGAAATGACCGACCAGCATCCGGTGGTCAACCTGCGCCTGTTCGCTTACCGCAACTTCCGCATCGGCACGCTGGTGCTGGTCCTTGGATACGCCGGTTTCTTCGGCATCAACCTGATCCTGCCGCAGTGGCTGCAAACCCAGATGGGTTACACCGCGACCTGGGCCGGTCTGGCGGTGGCGCCGATCGGGATTCTGCCGGTGTTGCTGTCGCCGTTTGTCGGCAAGTACGCGAACAAGTTCGACCTGCGCCTGCTGGCCGGTCTGGCGTTCCTCGCGATTGGCCTGAGCTGCTTCATGCGCGCCGAGTTCACCAACGAGGTGGACTTCCAGCACATCGCCCTGGTGCAGCTGTTCATGGGGATCGGCGTGGCGCTGTTCTTCATGCCGACCCTGAGCATCCTGATGTCTGACCTGCCACCGAGCCAGATCGCCGACGGCGCAGGCCTGGCAACCTTCCTGCGCACCCTGGGCGGCAGCTTTGCGGCATCGTTGACCACATGGATCTGGATCCGCCGCGCCGATCAGCATCATGCGTACATGAGCGAAAGCATCAGTACCTTCGAGCCGGCGACCCGCGAGACCTTGAACCATTTAGGCGGCGCGAGCCAATCGGCGTACGCGCAGATGGATCAGATCCTCACCAGCCAGGCGTACATGCTCTCCACCGTGGATTACTTCACGTTGTTGGGCTGGGGCTTCATGGGGCTGATTCTGATTGTGTGGCTGGCGAAGCCGCCGTTTGCGGCGAAGGCCGGGCCTGCTGCTTCAGGACACTAAGGTCAAAAGCCCCTCACCCTAACCCTCTCCCGGAGGGAGAGGGGACTGACTGAGGGTTTCTTTCGAGGTCCGCCGACCTGAGCCACCGAGTTGAACTCAGGTTTTGAATAGCATGAAGATCGGCTCCCTTTCCCCCTCGCCCCCCTGGGGGAGAGGGCTGGGGTGAGGGGGGGCGATCTTCAGCCGTGCGGCAGGGCCGGCGGCGGAGCAAAGTCGAACGGTGCCAGGGCATACCCGTTCTCATCCACCTGCAACGCCCAGCCCTGACGATCCCAGTCCCCCAGCACAATCCGCTTAGCTGCCTGCTCGCCGAGTTGCAGCTTGTGGATCGCCGGACGATGGGTATGCCCGTGAATCAGGGTTTTCACCGCGTATTGCTGCATGATCCGCGGAATTTCCTCAGGTGTGACATCAACAATGTCATTGGCCTTCATCCGCGTCTGCGCGCGGCTTTCGCTGCGCAGCTTGCGCGCCAGTTTGTGGCGGGTGCTCAGCGGCAGGTGGCGCAGGATGAACAGGGTGATCGGGTTACGCAGGTAGCGGCGCAGCTTCATGTAGGCTTCGTCGCGGGTGCACAGGCTGTCGCCGTGCATCAGCAGCACCGGCTCGCCGTAAAACTGCACGACACTCGGGTCCTTCAACAGGGTGCAGCCGGCTGCTTTGCAGAAGGCCTTGCCGAGCAGGAAGTCGCGATTGCCGTGCATCAGAAAGATCGCCGTGCCGCTGTCGCTCAACTGGCGCAGGGCCTGGCAGATGGAACGCTGGAAGGGCGTCATGGCGTCGTCGCCAATCCATGCCTCGAAAAAGTCGCCAAGGATATACAACGCACTCGCCGAGCGGGCGCGTCCGGCGAGCAAATCCAGAAACGCCCGGGTAATGTCCGGGCGCTCCTCTTCCAGATGCAAGTCTGAAATCAGCAATATCACGCTTCGATGATCTCGGCTTTCTCGATGATCACGTCGTCTTTCGGCACGTCCTGGTGACCGGCCTTGGAAGTGGTGGCAACGGCTTCGATCTTGTCGACGACATCGGTGCCGGCAACGACTTTACCGAACACGGCGTAACCCCAGCCCTGAGCGGTCTTGGCAGTGTGGTTGAGGAAGCTGTTGTTGGTGGCGTTGATAAAGAACTGCGCCGAGGCCGAATGTGGATCCATGGTGCGGGCCATGGCCAGGGTGTACTTCTCGTTCTTCAGGCCGTTGTCGGCTTCGTTCTGGATGCTGGCGCGCTTGTCTTTCTTTTCCTGCATGCCAGGCTGGAAACCGCCGCCCTGGATCATGAAACCCTTGATCACACGGTGAAAGACTACGTTTTCGTAGTGACCGGCCTTAACGTATTCAAGGAAGTTGGCAACGGTGATCGGCGCTTTTTCAGCGTCCAGTTCGATGACGATGTCGCCGTAGTTGGTGGTCAGTTTGACTTGAGTCATGATCGGTGCTCTTTTTCAATGAAGCGTTTTATAAGGAATTCGTGGTTTTCGGACACTGCGTCCCGAAACCGGTTCAGCCTGCTTCGGCCAAGGTGCGCAGTTTAGCGTGACAGGCGCGAATTTCGAGGCTGTTTTTCATATCCCGGCGATTAAATGCGCTCCTTTATAGGCCACGCTCTGTCAGCCCCTTGACAGCATCGGCTATGATAGCGGCTTTGTTTTGTCTGGCCCCCTTTGCGGCCGCGCACATGTAAGTCAAGGATCCTATGAGCAAGCCCACTGTCGACCCTACCTCGAATGCCAAGTCCGGCCCTGCCGTGCCGGTCAATTTCCTGCGGCCGATCATCCAGGCAGACCTGGACTCGGGCAAGCACACCCAGATCGTCACCCGTTTTCCGCCTGAGCCCAACGGCTACCTGCACATCGGCCACGCCAAGTCGATCTGCGTGAACTTCGGCCTGGCCCAGGAGTTCGGCGGCGTCACGCACCTGCGTTTCGACGACACCAACCCGGCCAAGGAAGACCAGGAATACATCGACGCGATTGAAAGCGACGTCAAATGGCTGGGCTTCGAGTGGTCCGGCGAAGTGCGCTACGCCTCGCAGTATTTCGACCAGTTGCACGACTGGGCGGTGGAGCTGATCAAGGCCGGCAAGGCCTACGTCGACGACCTGACCCCGGAGCAGGCCAAGGAATACCGTGGCAGCCTGACTGAGCCTGGCAAGAACAGCCCGTTCCGCGACCGTTCGGTGGAAGAGAACCTCGACTGGTTTGCGCGCATGCGCGCCGGTGAGTTCCCGGACGGTGCCCGCGTGCTGCGCGCGAAGATCGACATGGCCTCGCCGAACATGAACCTGCGCGATCCGATCATGTACCGCATCCGCCACGCCCATCACCATCAGACCGGTGACAAGTGGTGCATCTACCCGAACTATGACTTCACCCACGGTCAGTCGGACGCCATCGAAGGCATCACCCACTCGATCTGCACCCTGGAATTCGAAAGCCATCGTCCGCTGTACGAGTGGTTCCTGGACAACCTGCCGGTGCCGGCCAACCCGCGTCAGTACGAGTTCAGCCGCCTGAACCTGAACTACACCATCACCAGCAAGCGCAAGCTCAAGCAACTGGTCGATGAAAAGCACGTCAATGGCTGGGACGACCCGCGCATGTCGACGCTGTCCGGCTTTCGTCGCCGTGGCTACACGCCGGCGTCGATCCGCAACTTCTGCGACATGATCGGCACCAACCGTTCCGATGGCGTGGTCGATTTCGGCATGCTCGAGTTCAGCATCCGTCAGGATCTGGACGCAAACGCGCCGCGCGCCATGTGCGTGCTGCGTCCGTTGAAAGTGGTGATCACCAACTACCCGGAAGGTCAGGTCGAGAACCTCGAACTGCCGCGTCATCCGCAGAAAGAAGAACTCGGCGTGCGCCAGCTGCCGTTCGCCCGTGAAATCTACATCGACCGCGATGACTTCATGGAAGAACCGCCAAAGGGCTACAAGCGCCTGGAGCCGAACGGCGAAGTGCGTCTGCGTGGCAGCTACGTGATCCGTGCCGACGAAGCGATCAAGGACGCCGACGGCAACATCGTCGAGCTGCGTTGCTCGTACGACCCGGACACCCTGGGCAAGAACCCTGAAGGCCGCAAGGTCAAAGGCGTGATCCACTGGGTGCCGGCGGCTGCCAGCATCGAGTGCGAAGTGCGTCTGTACGATCGCCTGTTCCGTTCTCCGAATCCGGAGAAGGCCGAAGACAGCGCGAGTTTCCTCGACAACATCAACCCTGACTCACTGCAAGTGCTGACCGGTTGTCGTGCTGAGC
The Pseudomonas fluorescens genome window above contains:
- a CDS encoding translocation/assembly module TamB domain-containing protein, coding for MKRGLKISALALLALVLLVVLSISAVLGTQAGSRWALSLVPGLSVENFQGRLGGQWSADHLLWQQDSSRVELNKAIFAWSPLCLTRMTLCIEQLKADQVILQFPPSEETTESGPIKLPDLQLPVAIELGDVQVGSLLFNGSEQLKGLQLAAHWTAQGMQIDSVKLQRDDLSLNLSGLLQPTGNWPLNIAGDLSLPSPGTGPWTLALKVDGDLLKTLNLHANSHGYLDGQLSGELQPLAENLPAKVRITSEAFKPSADLPDTLQLNQLVLTGEGDLKNGYQLNGNATLPADKGPVALLLKGKVDASGAQIAGLDLTANDKQSLKLTGSVDWSKGLTAQANINWQDFPWHRLYNEIDEPQVALRTFTGEVSYTDGQYLGNFAADLDGPAGAFSLSSPFSGSLKQIALPQLKMEAGQGKAEGHVNVQFADGIAWDTALDLSALNPAYWVAELPGTLAGPLRSKGEMKSDRLSLSADLDLKGKLRGQPAILQAKADGADEQWNLNALQIRLGDNSISGKGSLQQKLTGQIDIKLTRLAQLWPQLRGQVTGQVNVAGTLKAPQGKLGLQGSQLAFQDNRLQSLNLDATLDSAQRAKIDLKGSGIQAGDTNLGVLTASAQGDIKSQKLNLDLLGPKLKLALGLDGNLDKGNWRGRLASGDIQAGGQDWKLQSPAKLERLADGKINFGAHCWMSGNASLCGEDQRLLPEPKLRYHLKQFPIESLAQWLPKDFAWQGKLNADLQLDLPASGPNGVVSVDASGGTLRMKEKDQWLDFPYQTLKLTSKLTPKRVDTELNFVGGKLGELMVQAQLNPLPKNKPLSGSFRLSGLDLSVARPFVPMVEKLTGRLNGSGTISGGLLAPLVNGTVKLSDGEVSGAELPTELKDLQLQAVIAGESVRLDGGWNSGKTGQGSLNGNVAWGQALIVDLALKGTQLPVTVEPYAKLEVAPDLKISMAGDELKIAGKVQVPRGEITVRELPPSTVKVSDDTIIVGAQTEEGKPPMAMKMDIDVVVGEDKLSFAGFGLTANLQGHVHIGDNMDTRGELWLNDGRYRAYGQRLNVRRARLLFAGPIDQPYLDIEAIRQTDDVIAGIRLSGSAEQPTTQIFSEPAMSQEQALSYLVLGRPLSTNGEDNNMLAQAALGLGLMGSSGVTSGLAKDLGIQDFQLDTQGSGNTTSVVASGNISEKLSLRYGVGVFEPANTIALRYKLSKKVYVEAASGVASSLDIFYKRDF
- a CDS encoding DUF308 domain-containing protein; translated protein: MVRLSMVLLGNDFVRNRWSTLALTGIVWGAAGVAIFIDALDGVLYFPLHVFGYLLLLEALIILLVPAPQTGTAAALRKARGLAFLLLGLLIVDRQHVASLILAVLFGVAFLLDGGFRLAAAVVVRFVGWRLSLLTGLFEITFGLFILEPYPTLYKGTVPFCIGMSIFLSGCALLRQSLRFKHQPPLASPASVGGPAPSTALVIHVWTPSGTVDDTLVRNRLLNRYIAAVDINGVISAGHAALECGPDIYISHYPLDDIDRSAGDFVRLLRATPNNDVAGRFLPDYAGEVADWCPSSVQVSFAHYDARRLQAFWAEYRQNSTYNLTSRNCSSAVAHSLEAALEGAMNRGHSSMLDFARVILSPEFWVAAQVRKRAEVMAWTPGLVLDYARALHAAIEPAPPGWHSMYAVIKRACGYALTALRGREVHPLQPPAVHPSDKS
- a CDS encoding MarR family winged helix-turn-helix transcriptional regulator, with amino-acid sequence MKHFTPDEFKHCHLGLLLGRAALLKDRIIDTHMEPHGITAAQFKVLIIIAQFGVDTPAELCRHLSLDSGSMTRMLDRLEQKGFLARQRSEGDRRQVQLKLTEQGQQLADRLPHIGADAMNELAGAVTTDELKTLEYILKKILLAAGDPITIQRLGEHNER
- a CDS encoding efflux transporter outer membrane subunit, giving the protein MSGKTLRTSLTLVLSAMILAGCANYSGLDTQGKNLDAKSLNASQSLNGVTLSPAAWPKSDWWTSLGDPQLDGLIREALHDSPDMQIAEARAHQASAAAYAADAERYPTLDASAGISRSRLAKDQDPRGQGDAYATVRNVSAGFNYNFDLWGGQRDAWEAALGQARAAEVDRQAAQLTLAADVARAYSDLGQAHIVYDLANDDLKRTKQMLDLSQRRLSAGIDSQYQFQQTQSLEASSEASLIDAEKRLNSAKIALAVLLGKGPDRGNEIARPKVLQASAVAVPSVLPAELLGRRPDLVAARWRVEAASKDIDSAKTRFYPNLNLTASAGAESLLGDAMFGSASRFFSIAPTISVPIFDGGRLRANLDARDADYDLAVAQYNKSLVKALGDVSDTINQLRDIGRQIGAQQHATEIAQDSYNTVVQRYGSGIGNYLDVLSIEQQLLQAQRQLANLNAEQIDLSIQLMQALGGGFQGETLTAANATPATSHN
- a CDS encoding efflux RND transporter periplasmic adaptor subunit; the encoded protein is MATAENTQTQDNTPDTGNPRKRKFMLLVLAVVVLLAGAGVWAYHEFIGRFNESTDDAYVNGNVVEITPLVTGTVVSIGADDGDLVHEGQVLINFDPNDAEVGLQSAQAKLARTVRQVRGLYSNVDGMKAQVNAQQAEVQKAQDNYNRRKNLAAGGAISQEELSHARDDLTSAQNALANAKQQLKTTSALVDDTVVSSHPDVMSAAADLRQAYLTNARSTLIAPVTGYVAKRTVQLGQRVQPGTALMAVIPLDQLWIDANFKETQLRDMRIGQPVDIESDIYGSSVKYSGTVDSLGAGTGSAFALLPAQNATGNWIKIVQRVPVRIHINAEELAKHPLRVGLSTNVEVNLHDQSGPVLAQQPPQKASFSTNVYDRQLAEADAMIAQLIHDNSAAVSKTAQR